From a region of the Paenibacillus sp. R14(2021) genome:
- a CDS encoding ABC transporter ATP-binding protein: MSIEMPNRPMAASIEDDDVVLQVTGLKVHFHLDEGKLKSVDGVDLVIRKGKTLGIVGESGCGKSVTSQALLRIVPKPGKVDGEILLKRNGGESTAEVVDLVKLDANGKEIRNVRGGEIAMIFQEPMKAFSPIHTIGNQIMEAILLHRTNDKKEAREIALETLASVGMSNPKQRLGEYPHQLSGGMRQRAMIAMALASHPKILIADEPTTALDVTVQAQVLTLINELKEKLGTSVVFITHDLGVIAEMSDEVAVMYLGKVVEYTDVDTLFYGPRHPYTKALLHSIPSVAQRNTRLESIEGSVPYPMNLPAGCGFYSRCPKAQAGVCNAAEIPLVKVKDNHYVRCLFAEDQSTGGAKQ, encoded by the coding sequence ATGAGTATCGAGATGCCGAACCGGCCTATGGCCGCTAGTATCGAGGACGATGACGTCGTTCTGCAAGTTACCGGCCTGAAGGTGCACTTCCATCTGGACGAAGGGAAGCTCAAATCCGTGGATGGCGTGGACCTCGTCATCCGCAAAGGGAAAACGCTCGGCATCGTCGGGGAGAGCGGCTGCGGCAAGAGCGTCACCTCGCAGGCGCTGCTTCGGATCGTGCCGAAGCCGGGCAAGGTGGATGGCGAAATTCTGCTCAAGCGTAATGGCGGCGAATCGACGGCGGAGGTCGTCGATTTGGTGAAGCTGGATGCGAATGGCAAAGAGATCCGGAACGTAAGAGGCGGAGAGATCGCCATGATCTTTCAAGAGCCGATGAAGGCATTCTCGCCCATTCATACGATCGGCAATCAGATCATGGAGGCTATATTGCTGCATCGGACGAACGACAAGAAGGAGGCGAGGGAGATCGCGCTCGAGACGCTCGCCAGCGTCGGGATGTCGAACCCTAAGCAGCGGCTGGGCGAGTATCCCCACCAACTGTCCGGCGGCATGCGGCAGCGCGCGATGATTGCCATGGCGCTTGCTTCGCATCCTAAGATTCTGATTGCGGATGAACCGACGACAGCGCTGGACGTGACCGTACAGGCCCAAGTGCTGACGCTGATCAACGAGCTGAAGGAGAAGCTCGGCACGTCGGTCGTTTTCATCACGCACGACCTTGGCGTTATTGCCGAAATGTCCGACGAGGTGGCGGTCATGTATCTTGGCAAGGTCGTCGAATACACCGATGTCGACACGCTGTTCTATGGCCCAAGGCATCCGTACACGAAGGCGCTGCTCCATTCCATTCCGTCCGTGGCACAGCGGAATACGCGGCTTGAATCCATTGAGGGGTCGGTCCCGTATCCGATGAACCTTCCCGCGGGCTGCGGGTTCTACTCAAGGTGCCCGAAGGCACAGGCAGGCGTATGCAATGCGGCGGAAATCCCGCTCGTCAAGGTGAAAGACAACCATTACGTGCGCTGTCTATTCGCAGAAGACCAGAGTACCGGAGGTGCGAAGCAATGA
- a CDS encoding ABC transporter permease yields the protein MLNYIGYRVLQLIPLMIAISIIVFFIIQLPPGDFLSTYIQQLELSGTKVDAGTILSLQRQYGLDQPFIVQYLVWMKNILVEGDLGRSFQWNQPVSEVLGGRLMLTMVISVVSLIFVWIIAIPIGIYSAVRQYSILDYVFTFIGFIGLAVPGFLLALVVLYVVFVNTGVSLSGLFSPEYVDAPWSMAKVMDMLPRLVLPVVIIGMSGTAGLIRVMRGMLLDELSKQYVITARAKGVESTKLLFKYPVRMAINPLISTIGWTLPALISGEAIVSIVMNLPTTGPVLLRALMFQDMYLAGSFLLIVSVLTVIGTLISDILLAWLDPRIRFGGVAD from the coding sequence ATGCTCAATTATATCGGCTATCGCGTTCTCCAACTGATTCCGCTGATGATCGCAATCAGCATCATTGTGTTCTTCATCATCCAGCTGCCGCCGGGCGACTTTCTGTCCACGTATATCCAGCAGCTTGAATTATCAGGCACGAAAGTGGATGCCGGCACGATTCTGAGCCTGCAAAGGCAATATGGGCTTGATCAGCCGTTCATCGTCCAGTACCTCGTCTGGATGAAAAACATCCTTGTGGAGGGCGACTTGGGACGCTCGTTCCAGTGGAATCAGCCGGTGTCCGAGGTTCTTGGCGGAAGGTTGATGCTGACCATGGTCATTTCCGTCGTCTCGCTGATTTTCGTCTGGATTATCGCCATTCCGATCGGCATCTATTCCGCTGTGCGGCAGTATTCGATCCTCGACTACGTATTCACGTTTATCGGGTTCATCGGTCTCGCCGTTCCTGGATTCCTCTTGGCCCTGGTCGTTTTGTATGTCGTATTTGTCAACACGGGCGTCTCGTTAAGCGGCCTGTTCTCGCCGGAATACGTGGATGCGCCTTGGAGTATGGCGAAGGTGATGGATATGCTTCCGAGGCTGGTTCTGCCAGTCGTCATCATCGGCATGTCCGGCACGGCTGGCCTGATTCGCGTGATGAGAGGCATGCTGCTCGACGAGCTATCCAAGCAATACGTCATCACCGCCCGCGCCAAAGGAGTCGAGAGCACGAAGCTCCTGTTCAAATATCCGGTCCGCATGGCGATCAATCCACTTATCAGCACCATCGGATGGACGCTGCCCGCTCTGATCTCCGGCGAAGCGATCGTGTCCATTGTCATGAATCTGCCAACGACCGGGCCAGTCCTGCTCCGGGCGCTGATGTTCCAGGATATGTACCTCGCGGGCAGCTTCCTGCTGATCGTAAGCGTGCTGACCGTAATCGGAACACTGATATCCGACATTCTGCTAGCATGGCTGGACCCGCGTATCCGGTTTGGGGGGGTTGCTGATTGA
- a CDS encoding transposase, translated as MMNESERNGHYEMEPVSGEQVEVDGTYKNDWGREEKLNRGDVFPADPQLGTTEWQLVQLDYDNHEFGETDPRLVPKKKTTALEAHLQHPRRHPDDTKEDN; from the coding sequence ATGATGAACGAAAGCGAACGAAACGGCCATTATGAAATGGAGCCCGTGTCCGGTGAACAAGTCGAAGTGGATGGCACTTACAAGAACGATTGGGGACGAGAAGAGAAGCTGAACCGCGGCGACGTGTTCCCGGCCGATCCGCAGCTCGGAACGACAGAGTGGCAGCTGGTCCAGCTGGATTACGACAATCACGAGTTTGGCGAGACCGATCCGCGTCTTGTGCCGAAGAAGAAGACTACGGCGCTCGAAGCCCATCTGCAGCATCCGCGCCGCCATCCAGACGATACGAAGGAAGACAACTGA
- a CDS encoding ABC transporter ATP-binding protein: MSVQESDLGHVAGREAEQDDVILNVQSLKKYFPIRKGFLQRTEGYVKAVDDVSFYIRQGETFGLVGESGCGKTTLGRCVLRAIEPTEGLMMFKDREGSVRDLNELDNKEMRKLRRDMQLIFQDPYSSLNPRMTVQNIVAEPLICNGLAHGDELRMRVRQLIELVGLNSRHMDRYPHAFSGGQRQRIGIARALATNPRFVVCDEAVSALDVSVQAQILNLLQDLQKQLSLSYLFISHDLGVIRHISDRVGVMYVGRMVETGSTEELFRRPRHPYTEALLSAKPVPDPRKKTERIILKGEVANPAKPPSGCYFHPRCPYAKEICAIQKPEWRRVGEDHFVACHFADELTLQGAKSL, from the coding sequence ATGAGCGTGCAAGAATCCGATCTTGGGCACGTAGCCGGCAGGGAAGCCGAGCAGGATGACGTGATTTTGAACGTGCAGTCGCTGAAAAAATATTTTCCGATTAGGAAAGGCTTTCTTCAGCGGACGGAGGGCTACGTCAAGGCCGTCGACGATGTAAGCTTCTATATCCGCCAAGGCGAAACATTCGGGCTTGTCGGCGAATCCGGCTGCGGGAAGACGACGCTGGGCCGCTGCGTGCTGCGCGCCATCGAGCCGACAGAAGGGCTCATGATGTTCAAGGATCGGGAAGGTAGCGTACGCGACCTTAACGAATTGGATAATAAGGAAATGCGGAAGCTCCGCAGGGATATGCAGCTGATTTTCCAGGATCCCTATTCCTCCCTCAATCCCCGGATGACCGTTCAAAACATTGTGGCGGAGCCGCTGATCTGCAACGGGCTTGCGCATGGCGATGAGCTTCGGATGCGCGTCCGCCAGCTCATCGAACTGGTAGGTCTGAACAGTCGTCATATGGACCGTTATCCTCATGCGTTCAGTGGCGGCCAGCGCCAACGAATCGGCATCGCCCGCGCGCTCGCGACGAATCCGCGCTTTGTCGTTTGCGATGAAGCGGTCAGTGCGCTCGACGTATCCGTACAAGCTCAGATTCTGAATTTGCTGCAGGATCTGCAGAAGCAGCTGAGCCTCAGTTATCTCTTTATCTCGCACGATCTGGGGGTCATTCGGCATATTTCGGACCGCGTCGGTGTCATGTATGTCGGCCGGATGGTGGAGACGGGCTCCACCGAAGAGCTGTTCCGAAGGCCGCGCCATCCGTATACCGAGGCGCTTCTATCCGCCAAACCGGTACCGGATCCCCGGAAGAAAACCGAACGGATCATCCTGAAGGGGGAAGTCGCGAACCCCGCCAAACCGCCGTCGGGCTGTTATTTCCATCCGCGCTGCCCGTATGCGAAGGAGATTTGCGCCATTCAGAAGCCGGAGTGGCGAAGGGTAGGGGAGGATCATTTCGTCGCGTGCCACTTTGCCGACGAGTTGACCCTCCAGGGAGCTAAGAGCTTATGA
- a CDS encoding phytanoyl-CoA dioxygenase family protein, translating into MLTQSKIEEFDRNGFLKGDVVLSEEEVEVLRRELDDVMEGRSVKKPVLNHNMLEGGKLYDNMKMTVSERVVQIVNIWMASDAFFNHAANTRICEEIAQLCRTGEVRVWHDQIQYKPPLSGGPTGWHQDHPLWPIIQPADLVSAWVALDDAIIENGCMWMVPGSHKWGNHQKHLASTKEFKPYHKQPELLPDGAVVEAVPFEIKKGQVGYHHSLTWHGSPHNRSDMKRRAIAVHYMPGHTRYEPHADHPMHNYVTVKAGELLTGDHFPLVYTTRTTELSG; encoded by the coding sequence ATGCTGACGCAAAGCAAGATCGAAGAATTCGACCGAAACGGTTTTCTTAAAGGGGATGTCGTGCTTAGCGAGGAAGAGGTGGAGGTACTCCGCCGCGAGCTCGACGACGTCATGGAAGGCAGGTCCGTTAAGAAGCCTGTCTTGAACCACAACATGCTCGAAGGCGGCAAGCTCTACGACAATATGAAAATGACCGTCAGCGAACGTGTCGTCCAGATCGTGAATATCTGGATGGCAAGCGACGCCTTCTTCAATCATGCGGCCAACACGCGCATTTGCGAAGAAATCGCGCAGCTTTGCCGGACCGGCGAAGTCCGCGTTTGGCATGATCAGATCCAATATAAACCGCCCTTATCCGGAGGGCCCACAGGCTGGCACCAGGACCACCCGCTGTGGCCGATCATCCAGCCCGCGGATTTGGTCAGCGCTTGGGTGGCGCTCGACGACGCCATAATCGAGAACGGATGCATGTGGATGGTGCCGGGCAGCCACAAGTGGGGCAACCACCAGAAGCACCTGGCAAGCACGAAGGAGTTCAAGCCCTATCATAAACAGCCGGAGCTCCTGCCGGATGGCGCGGTCGTGGAAGCCGTACCGTTCGAAATCAAAAAAGGGCAGGTCGGTTATCATCACAGCCTGACCTGGCACGGCAGTCCGCATAATCGATCCGATATGAAACGCCGCGCAATCGCGGTCCACTATATGCCGGGCCATACCCGCTATGAACCTCACGCCGATCATCCCATGCACAACTACGTTACGGTGAAGGCTGGCGAGCTGCTCACGGGCGATCACTTCCCGCTCGTCTACACAACCCGCACGACCGAACTCTCCGGCTGA
- a CDS encoding aromatic acid exporter family protein, giving the protein MTIGARVLKTGFAVALAVYLSSLLAFPSPIIAAVASIFTIQPSISRSWQQVVDQLQTNVLGAAVALAAVRLFGQTPIALGIVCIIVILINIRLRMESTIGLTLVTVVAVMEANTAGWWFAVERFLMVLTGMGAAFAVNLLVYPPRPRKQFVGQVHEAYGQLSLLLRMAISNEMREDVHREEKEKLQGTLRKLDEVYRLFEEERPFLRGRKQANARQLILSRHMIKALHQGVSLLDVVEEHYFAMADAETWANRFDSQIEELAKYHEHILLKLEGKMKPNAAIEPEEERESRLIRQLSDYLQQDPDNHKRLVFVASAMLEYAFHLRRLDRVTDQVLHRRETEAEAG; this is encoded by the coding sequence ATGACGATCGGCGCGCGCGTCTTGAAGACGGGCTTTGCGGTCGCGCTGGCCGTCTACTTAAGCTCGCTGCTTGCGTTCCCTTCGCCAATTATCGCGGCGGTCGCTTCGATCTTCACGATTCAGCCGTCCATCTCCCGCTCATGGCAGCAGGTGGTGGATCAGCTGCAGACGAATGTGCTGGGCGCGGCGGTGGCGCTGGCCGCGGTCCGGCTGTTCGGCCAGACGCCGATTGCGCTTGGCATCGTCTGCATTATCGTTATTCTGATCAACATCCGCCTGCGCATGGAAAGCACGATTGGCCTTACGCTCGTAACGGTCGTTGCCGTGATGGAAGCGAACACGGCCGGCTGGTGGTTTGCGGTGGAGCGGTTTCTGATGGTTCTGACGGGAATGGGTGCCGCCTTCGCGGTTAATCTGCTCGTTTACCCGCCGCGCCCGCGCAAGCAGTTTGTCGGGCAGGTCCATGAGGCCTACGGCCAGCTGTCGCTGCTGCTGCGGATGGCGATATCGAACGAGATGCGGGAGGACGTGCACCGCGAGGAGAAAGAGAAGCTGCAGGGCACGCTTCGCAAGCTCGATGAAGTCTACCGGTTATTCGAGGAGGAGCGGCCCTTTTTGCGCGGCCGCAAGCAGGCGAATGCCAGACAGCTCATCTTATCGAGGCATATGATTAAGGCGCTGCATCAAGGCGTCAGCCTGCTTGACGTGGTGGAAGAACATTATTTCGCCATGGCGGATGCGGAGACGTGGGCGAACCGGTTCGACAGCCAGATCGAAGAATTGGCCAAATATCATGAGCATATTCTGCTCAAGCTGGAAGGCAAAATGAAGCCGAACGCCGCCATCGAGCCGGAAGAGGAGCGGGAATCCCGCTTGATCAGGCAGCTCAGTGATTATTTGCAGCAGGATCCCGATAACCATAAGCGGCTTGTCTTCGTTGCGTCCGCCATGCTGGAATACGCCTTTCATCTGCGCCGGCTCGACCGGGTAACTGATCAGGTCTTGCACCGGCGGGAGACTGAAGCTGAAGCTGGATAA
- a CDS encoding substrate-binding domain-containing protein: MGEVPHYLMIKREIVRLIRTGKLLPNVSLPGRWKLTEQYGCSWATVNRAIQELILEGELYAEKGRGTFVNPAAAERAELPRTLSVLLCSFNESVYDSVLKMIEGIREAAGTFGIPVDFANVQDPGRFINLDHRIIITPGLSDYPELTKAALRGDRFIVLGSEFRESGGRWVSSDTREGTRKAVGQLLAAGHRRILLFGLQRGLPNYEQKARGYEDALHEYGLETDQEWIVYRPEYATDVEGLFGCWMREHPGCSAVFAADYTSGLAVLGWAMKIGIHIPTELSLFVMGEVDSSPYLVMPPNSIVQPFAEMGKQAVRMLFGEDDVQWVLLPCRLIDRHSVMPPPECRSGPSTFAGGKVAAAGDSVSGRSLT; the protein is encoded by the coding sequence ATGGGAGAAGTACCACATTACCTCATGATAAAGCGCGAAATCGTGCGGTTGATCCGTACCGGGAAACTTCTTCCTAACGTTTCGCTGCCTGGACGATGGAAGCTTACGGAACAGTACGGTTGCAGCTGGGCGACGGTCAACCGTGCGATTCAGGAGCTGATCCTCGAGGGCGAGCTGTATGCCGAGAAAGGGAGGGGGACGTTCGTCAACCCGGCTGCTGCCGAGCGGGCAGAGCTTCCCCGAACCCTGTCCGTCCTGCTGTGCAGCTTCAACGAGAGCGTATATGACTCCGTGCTGAAGATGATCGAGGGCATCCGTGAGGCCGCCGGAACATTTGGGATTCCCGTAGATTTCGCCAATGTGCAGGATCCCGGAAGGTTCATCAATCTCGATCATCGGATCATCATTACGCCTGGGTTGTCGGACTACCCCGAACTGACAAAAGCGGCATTGCGCGGCGATCGATTCATCGTATTGGGCTCGGAATTTCGGGAGTCGGGCGGAAGATGGGTAAGTTCCGACACGCGAGAAGGTACGCGTAAGGCGGTCGGCCAGCTTCTTGCTGCGGGACACCGGCGCATCTTGTTGTTCGGTTTGCAGCGCGGTCTGCCCAATTACGAGCAGAAAGCGCGCGGTTACGAGGACGCTTTGCACGAATACGGACTGGAAACGGATCAGGAATGGATCGTGTATCGCCCTGAATACGCGACGGACGTTGAAGGGCTGTTCGGGTGCTGGATGAGAGAGCATCCCGGCTGCAGCGCCGTGTTTGCTGCGGACTACACGTCGGGCCTCGCGGTTCTAGGCTGGGCAATGAAGATCGGAATCCATATTCCAACGGAGCTATCCCTGTTCGTCATGGGGGAAGTTGATTCGTCTCCGTACTTGGTCATGCCGCCGAATAGCATCGTGCAGCCGTTCGCGGAAATGGGAAAGCAGGCCGTAAGGATGTTGTTCGGCGAAGATGATGTGCAGTGGGTCTTGCTTCCGTGCCGGCTTATCGATCGTCATTCGGTCATGCCCCCGCCTGAGTGCCGCAGCGGACCCTCGACGTTCGCGGGCGGAAAGGTTGCTGCTGCAGGCGATTCCGTTTCCGGGCGGAGCCTAACCTAA
- a CDS encoding AraC family transcriptional regulator: MHIDNLMELTPRLNFASRDRAQAGDQWGPRTIPDWQIFSIVSGEALLKLGRQSYRIRPGESVFYGPNSPHYLSVERPTEYFSFHFSWHETSPRPEHPAYHIKDVPARSLNAVPEDCSVFVPGVGEVEIPHHFSTVGLDSIMIRMVKEYHDEGAGYPFLLRALLMELLMLLIRQLARQNKGALLSKIEPALAAIRDNLGMQWSVSELAELCGYHPSYFTGLFFQEVGQNPKEYLIAERVRQAKTALLKGDPIEKIAESLGYTSVHYFSSSFKKATGLSPSEIKQNPTSVRSLSAIEP; encoded by the coding sequence ATGCATATCGATAATTTGATGGAGTTGACGCCAAGATTGAATTTCGCGAGCCGGGACCGGGCTCAGGCGGGGGATCAGTGGGGTCCCCGGACGATTCCGGATTGGCAGATATTCTCGATCGTGTCCGGAGAAGCCTTGCTCAAGCTGGGACGGCAATCTTACCGTATACGTCCTGGGGAGAGCGTGTTCTACGGACCGAACAGCCCGCATTACCTATCAGTCGAGAGACCGACCGAATATTTCAGCTTCCATTTCTCCTGGCATGAGACATCGCCGAGGCCCGAGCATCCCGCCTATCATATCAAGGACGTGCCGGCGAGATCACTGAACGCGGTTCCCGAGGACTGCAGCGTATTCGTTCCAGGCGTGGGAGAGGTGGAGATCCCGCATCATTTTTCAACGGTCGGGCTGGATTCCATTATGATCCGCATGGTCAAGGAGTACCATGACGAGGGAGCGGGCTACCCCTTCCTGCTGCGGGCGCTGCTGATGGAGCTGCTCATGCTGCTCATCCGGCAGCTCGCCCGTCAGAATAAAGGCGCGCTGCTGAGCAAGATCGAGCCTGCGCTCGCCGCGATTCGGGACAACCTGGGCATGCAGTGGTCGGTAAGCGAGCTTGCGGAGCTGTGCGGCTATCACCCGAGCTATTTCACCGGGTTGTTCTTCCAAGAGGTAGGACAAAATCCGAAGGAGTACCTCATCGCGGAACGGGTAAGGCAGGCGAAGACGGCTTTACTCAAAGGCGACCCGATCGAGAAAATAGCCGAGAGCCTCGGTTATACAAGTGTCCATTATTTCAGCAGCAGCTTCAAGAAGGCGACAGGTCTGTCTCCAAGCGAAATCAAGCAGAACCCGACATCCGTTCGCAGCTTGTCGGCGATTGAACCTTGA
- a CDS encoding ABC transporter permease encodes MNTAVPTKAEKRRWFRLGRFPKTAEPDDAYEVASQWKLMWWKFKKHKVAMAAGIILILLFMSAVFCEFLSPHLTLDRYTAYKNAPPQTLHFYDKTTGFSLRPFVYDMKMKVNEQTFLRTFQADTSKKYYIHFFVKGPEYTMWGLFKSDIHLFGLKDAKAPLFLAGTDDLGRDLLSRMLYGGRISLSFGVLGIVLTLILGLLLGGLSGYLGGVTDTIVQRSIDLLICIPTIPLWMALSAALPRDWSPLQIYFGMVIIFSIIGWTGLARVVRGKILSLREEDFTMAARLAGASDLRIIRKHLLPSFASYTIVTVTLSIPATILGETALSFLGIGLAPPVVSWGVLLQDSQNLETLAHHPWLLWPAALIIITVLMFNFLGDGLRDAADPYK; translated from the coding sequence TTGAATACCGCAGTACCGACGAAAGCGGAGAAGAGAAGATGGTTCCGTCTCGGAAGATTTCCGAAGACGGCCGAGCCGGACGATGCTTACGAGGTGGCCTCCCAGTGGAAACTGATGTGGTGGAAATTCAAGAAGCATAAGGTCGCCATGGCGGCAGGCATTATTCTTATCCTGCTGTTCATGTCCGCGGTATTTTGTGAATTTCTGTCGCCGCATCTGACGCTTGACCGATACACCGCATATAAGAACGCGCCCCCGCAGACGCTCCACTTCTACGACAAAACAACGGGCTTCAGCCTGCGGCCGTTCGTTTACGATATGAAAATGAAGGTGAACGAGCAAACCTTCCTGCGGACGTTTCAAGCCGATACGTCGAAGAAATATTACATTCACTTTTTCGTTAAAGGTCCAGAATACACGATGTGGGGACTATTCAAGAGCGATATTCACTTATTCGGGTTAAAGGATGCTAAAGCCCCGCTGTTCCTCGCCGGGACGGACGACCTTGGGCGCGATCTGTTGTCCCGCATGCTGTACGGCGGACGAATCTCGCTCTCCTTCGGGGTGCTGGGGATCGTACTGACACTGATCCTCGGACTGCTGCTCGGCGGTCTGTCGGGTTATCTCGGAGGCGTGACCGATACCATCGTACAGCGATCGATCGACCTCCTGATCTGCATTCCGACGATTCCGTTATGGATGGCGTTGTCTGCAGCGCTTCCGCGGGACTGGTCGCCGCTCCAGATCTATTTCGGCATGGTCATCATTTTCTCGATCATCGGCTGGACCGGGCTGGCGCGCGTCGTACGGGGCAAGATTCTGTCACTGCGGGAAGAGGATTTTACGATGGCGGCGAGGCTGGCCGGCGCGAGCGATCTGCGGATCATTCGAAAGCATCTGCTTCCGTCGTTTGCCAGTTATACAATCGTGACAGTTACGCTGTCGATCCCGGCGACGATTCTCGGAGAGACCGCGCTCAGCTTCCTTGGGATCGGGCTTGCTCCGCCGGTCGTCAGCTGGGGGGTGCTGCTGCAGGATTCGCAGAACCTGGAGACGCTGGCGCACCATCCTTGGCTGCTATGGCCTGCAGCGCTGATCATCATTACTGTCTTAATGTTCAATTTTCTGGGAGACGGGCTTCGCGATGCAGCCGATCCCTACAAATAA
- a CDS encoding ABC transporter substrate-binding protein, with translation MRKKKMIPIALLLAVLLILTAVLSGCEGGGGGTDIGAANNASKGNNNAGGTGKTDTKAEDTKQGNDTNATKTDGDAAPAEGTLTEFKQSPMLGSVSVPVKDRLPEDYKITNEMPEDLLKYEIGTYGGTLRTVTSVVDWDADVFIMNDEALLNTPGLLGKEVTGNVLKSYEMSDDEKTFTFRMRKGLKWSDGQPVTTEDVRFAVEDVLFNKELTPIFPAWLNAAGDPNGKPFTFELIDEYTFKMSFDQPYGGFLLSLAVQGWRGYTDLLKPAHYLEKFHKKYTDVASLEPEIKKAGFKKGEWVNLFNDKDITNWELTNPKSIGFPVLYPWMMTKKTNTAATFERNPYYFKVDPAGNQLPYIDKIQSTLVQDIEMVTLKTIAGEVDFSRESASLIKMPLYRENEDKGFKALLSNLHVSPTDIYLNMSYNDKNWAQVVNDVRFRKALSLALDRNEMIDSIYYGFAEPNSWQDSTYNIDDANKLLDEMGMTKGSDGFRTGPDGKKFTIPIEIGAQAPDIVPMTELVVEMWKQLGLDVTMKKIDGALWGKRREANELKATVMWAADPMWYYGDWGQGIWGTAWDLYNSSGGKKGIKPPDDVAAFFKSLAKASVSNPQDAKAVVDNEIKKAIGDKYYFIVPLQNVKQPLIVNAKLHNVGNENALAVATDYAGEQLFFAP, from the coding sequence ATGAGAAAAAAGAAGATGATACCGATCGCGCTGCTGCTCGCCGTCTTGCTTATTTTGACGGCTGTCTTAAGCGGATGCGAGGGCGGAGGCGGAGGCACCGATATCGGGGCTGCCAATAACGCATCCAAGGGTAACAACAACGCCGGAGGCACGGGCAAAACGGATACGAAAGCAGAGGATACGAAGCAGGGGAACGATACGAATGCCACGAAAACGGACGGAGACGCGGCGCCGGCGGAGGGCACGCTGACCGAATTCAAGCAGTCGCCGATGCTGGGCAGCGTCTCGGTTCCCGTGAAGGACCGTTTGCCGGAAGACTATAAGATAACGAACGAGATGCCGGAAGACTTGCTGAAGTACGAAATCGGCACTTACGGCGGCACGCTCCGCACCGTTACCTCGGTCGTTGACTGGGACGCGGACGTATTCATCATGAACGACGAGGCGCTGCTGAACACGCCGGGCCTCCTTGGGAAGGAAGTCACGGGCAACGTGTTAAAGAGTTATGAAATGAGTGACGACGAGAAGACCTTTACCTTCCGTATGCGCAAAGGCCTCAAATGGTCGGATGGCCAGCCGGTAACGACGGAAGATGTCCGCTTCGCCGTCGAGGATGTTCTGTTCAACAAGGAGCTAACGCCGATCTTCCCCGCTTGGCTGAACGCGGCGGGCGATCCGAACGGCAAGCCGTTCACGTTCGAGCTTATCGACGAATACACCTTCAAGATGAGCTTCGACCAGCCGTATGGCGGTTTCTTATTGAGCCTTGCTGTCCAGGGATGGCGCGGATACACGGATTTGCTGAAGCCGGCGCACTACCTCGAGAAATTCCACAAGAAATACACGGATGTCGCTTCGCTGGAACCGGAAATCAAGAAAGCCGGATTCAAGAAGGGCGAGTGGGTGAACCTCTTCAACGACAAGGATATCACGAACTGGGAGCTCACGAACCCCAAGTCCATCGGATTCCCCGTGCTCTATCCGTGGATGATGACGAAGAAGACGAACACAGCGGCAACCTTCGAACGTAACCCGTACTACTTTAAGGTTGACCCAGCGGGCAACCAACTGCCTTATATCGATAAAATCCAGAGCACGCTCGTACAGGACATCGAGATGGTCACGCTGAAGACGATCGCAGGCGAAGTGGACTTCTCCCGCGAATCGGCGTCCCTGATCAAGATGCCGCTGTACCGCGAGAACGAGGACAAGGGCTTCAAGGCGCTGCTCAGCAATCTTCACGTTTCGCCGACCGACATTTACCTGAACATGAGCTACAACGACAAGAACTGGGCGCAGGTCGTGAACGATGTGCGGTTCCGCAAGGCGCTTAGCCTCGCGCTGGATCGTAATGAAATGATCGATTCGATCTATTACGGCTTCGCGGAGCCGAACAGCTGGCAGGATTCGACCTACAACATTGACGATGCCAACAAGCTGCTCGACGAAATGGGCATGACGAAGGGCTCTGACGGTTTCCGTACCGGACCGGACGGGAAGAAATTCACGATTCCGATTGAAATCGGAGCGCAGGCACCCGATATCGTGCCAATGACCGAGCTTGTCGTCGAGATGTGGAAGCAGCTTGGCCTCGATGTCACGATGAAGAAGATCGACGGGGCGCTGTGGGGCAAGCGCCGTGAGGCGAATGAACTGAAGGCTACGGTCATGTGGGCGGCCGACCCGATGTGGTATTACGGTGACTGGGGACAGGGAATTTGGGGCACGGCCTGGGATTTGTACAATTCTTCCGGAGGGAAGAAAGGCATCAAGCCGCCGGATGATGTTGCGGCATTCTTCAAGAGTCTCGCCAAAGCGTCCGTCTCCAATCCGCAAGATGCCAAGGCGGTTGTTGACAATGAAATCAAGAAAGCGATTGGCGACAAGTACTACTTTATCGTACCGCTTCAGAACGTGAAACAGCCGCTGATCGTGAACGCGAAGCTGCACAATGTCGGGAACGAGAATGCACTTGCAGTGGCAACCGATTATGCAGGCGAGCAGTTGTTCTTCGCCCCGTAA